From the Flavimarina sp. Hel_I_48 genome, one window contains:
- the lptC gene encoding LPS export ABC transporter periplasmic protein LptC codes for MQNKIKHTILKGVAAFAVTLFFACGNNAEELQRFSQRTDGPAAKGEGIVLRYTDSGKVKATLKTPYMLDYGISEFPYQEFPDGIDVTFVSDDDKENYITSNYAKLFKQTNLVDLRNNVVLIMSDSTILRTSQLYWDQRNNWVFTNRAYTINFQDGSFNNGNGFDSSENFKNFLSSGNQSKMYIKEGKNTKSDSLNE; via the coding sequence ATGCAGAATAAAATAAAACATACAATTTTAAAAGGGGTCGCAGCATTTGCTGTGACCCTCTTTTTTGCTTGTGGGAACAATGCAGAAGAACTGCAACGGTTCAGCCAGCGTACAGACGGCCCCGCCGCAAAAGGCGAAGGCATCGTTTTGAGATATACAGACTCCGGCAAGGTAAAAGCCACCCTCAAGACTCCTTATATGCTTGATTATGGTATATCAGAATTTCCCTATCAGGAATTTCCAGATGGTATAGATGTAACCTTTGTGAGTGATGACGACAAAGAAAATTACATCACTTCAAATTACGCAAAGCTCTTTAAGCAAACGAACCTTGTTGATCTTCGGAATAATGTGGTATTGATCATGAGCGATTCCACTATTTTGAGAACTTCCCAACTTTACTGGGATCAGCGTAACAACTGGGTCTTTACAAACAGGGCGTACACCATAAATTTTCAAGACGGGTCTTTTAATAACGGAAATGGATTTGACAGTAGTGAGAATTTTAAAAATTTCCTATCTTCTGGCAATCAGAGCAAAATGTATATTAAAGAAGGCAAAAACACTAAAAGCGACAGTTTAAATGAGTAA